A genomic region of Vigna radiata var. radiata cultivar VC1973A unplaced genomic scaffold, Vradiata_ver6 scaffold_160, whole genome shotgun sequence contains the following coding sequences:
- the LOC106779741 gene encoding vacuolar protein sorting-associated protein 20 homolog 2-like, translating into MGNLLVKKPKVTDVDKAILALKTQRRKLAQYQQKLDAVIEAEKQAARDLIREKKKDRALLALKKKKTQEELLKQVDTWLINVEQQLADIELASKQKAVFESLKAGNDAMKAIQSEIDIDDVQKLMDDTAEAKAYQDEINAILGEKLSAEDEEEILAEFEDLETQLTVQDLPEVPQSAHEEIEEKLDLPDVPTKAPVTSDAEVSTKRKVMEEPLAA; encoded by the exons ATGGGTAATTTGCTTGTGAAGAAACCAAAGGTCACAGATGTTGATAAAGCAATCCTCGCTCTCAAGACCCAGAGACGCAAACTCGCACAATATCAACAGAAG CTTGATGCAGTTATTGAAGCAGAAAAACAGGCTGCACGAGATTTGATTCGTGAAAAGAAGAAGGACAGGGCCTTGCTAGCactgaagaaaaagaagacacaAGAAGAATTGTTGAAGCAAGTTGATACTTGGCTTATAAATGTTGAGCAgcaa TTAGCAGATATTGAACTGGCAAGCAAGCAGAAGGCTGTGTTTGAAAGTTTGAAGGCTGGTAATGATGCAATGAAAGCCATACAAAGTGAGATAGACATTGATGATGTACAAAAACTTATGGATGACACTGCTGAAGCTAAAGCCTATCAAGAT GAAATTAATGCGATACTGGGGGAAAAATTATCAGCAGAAGATGAGGAGGAGATTTTAGCGGAATTTGAAGACTTGGAAACCCAG CTTACAGTCCAAGATCTTCCCGAAGTTCCTCAATCAGCTCATGAAGAAATCGAAGAAAAGTTGGACCTTCCTGATGTCCCAACCAAAGCACCAGTTACCAGTGATGCTGAAGTATCTACGAAAAGAAAAG TTATGGAGGAACCATTGGCAGCTTGA